The following nucleotide sequence is from Salvelinus namaycush isolate Seneca chromosome 23, SaNama_1.0, whole genome shotgun sequence.
CAGCTATAATGATGACATGAAACATATCTAAAACACACATTTAATGAATCACCCCCTCCCTCCAACCAACATGTAAACACATGTAGGAAATGTACATAGGTGTGCATGACTCACCGCTGTGTGTTGGAAGGCCGGACCAGGGGGTGGGCCCACAGAGTTACTGTACCCACTCTTTTCACTCCTAGATGACTGAAGAAAAACAGACATAATATATCTTACCAACTTCACAAGCTACAACGAATACATGTCATTTACTGTAAGTGCAGTGGAAGCAGTTTGATTATGGTACCATACCCTGTGGCTTCCTTCATTAGAGTTGTGCCGAGCATCGTCCAGTTTCAATTGCTGTTGCTGAAGTAGTCTATCCTTTTTTCCAAGTTGCTGCTGGTTTTATAGACATATCACTGTGATATCTGTGATACTTTGATACATTTCAACTACATAATCATATCCAAATGTTAAAGTATGTTAAAATGGTGAAAATGAATTTTTTTCTGATCTTACCTCGTATTCACTGAGCAGTTTGTTCCGATCGCTCAACTTCCGTTTGAGCTCTGCCTacaaatatacaaatatatactTATATTTGTAATGTGGATGAACAAAACATTTTGTGAATATTTGAATACATAAATAGATAGAGCCATTGAATATAAAGGTCAAATATTCCTTCTAAATGTCAACGTATGTATTATCATATCATCTGACTCACGTTCTCCCCCTCCAGTTGCTCTTTGTCCATACTGCACCTCAGTAGCTCCTGCTTCAGCTGCAGCACCGCAGCCTCCTGTACAGACATACGCTGCTGAAGAGCATCCTAATGAGGAAAGGCAGATCAAAGACAACGCTAGAGAGGCCGGCTTGCCTACCAAAGAGTAAGGACCCAATAATATGGATCATTATGAAGCCTTAAAGAGAGCACACAACTCTTCTGTAAAGGAACAGTGGAGGCTAAAAGGGTCTGTTTCTCTACCCAGAGCTGGCATGAGAACTGAATAAAAGCCACCAATCTATGTATAAGTAACAATCCAAACAAACTGAAGGGTTTGACTGGCAGGTTTTACCTTAATGGCCTGAAGGTGGCGTGCCTCCTGCTTGTGCCTCAGAAGCTCCCTCTGAgatgacagaaagacagacagaatcAGAGACATTTCATTAGGGTATGTGCTCTTATGGCAGCTCATCCACATTAAGCCCAATTACTTTTACTTACTGTACCTTCAGATCAAGAGCCTCCTCCATGCTTTGGTCCAGACGACTGCGGATTAGAACCTTCAAAGCGAGGGGATGAGCGGCATTATGAGAAAATAGAGAAATGCCAGAGCTTATAAAGAGACAGTGGCCTGGCATGAAAGCAGGCTAAGCAGATAACAGACTCATTCACACTTCTACAGTATCTGCGTCTTTTCTGGACTCTAGAGTGACAGTGAAAACATTATAGTGTGCCAGGGTCTGACACTGCTACATCACAGAGTGGCTGAACATGCCATACTATCTAAAGTGAAtgtagagagaggatgggggtggACACAGTACCAGCTGCTGCTCAGAGTTAGCTCTGCTATCCCCGAAGCCCAGTGAGACGTCCTGCTCGTCCTCAGGGAGAGAGCCGTGCAGCAGTAGAgcctggagagagaagagagggatggacacatactgtacacataagATAAAGCCTACACACCCAGAATACATTTTACAGTATAAACACACACCAGAGAGAAATAAAGCCTGTTGACcacatgaccacacacacacaccgatatgGGCGTACGACCTCACATACACCACAAGCCTGCCAACCTGAACTGGACAGTGAACATAGAGCAAATGCTTGGCTCGGACATGTGCAGAACACTTTCATGTGATCATCCTCAGTTGGGCAGGGTGGGGTAGAGGTGGGGGGTGATTTTTATACCTGACAGGATAGATTAGATTGTGCTAGATTAAGAGCACTCAGCTCCTTGATACCAGATTATGTTTGGATGATCACAATCTCATTGTATACTTACCTTAACTGGAGTCTTGGAGGGATACATCTTAGACATACTAAAGACGTTCACATAAAGCTATGTTTGTATGTCTGACAGTGTATCtatctgtgtgtatctgtagagtgtgtgtgtgtgttaaggttattatagttttgtgtttttatattaGTTTTTTCTATTAGGTTAAACATTTTCATTTGAAATcagtttagtttcagttagttttcagTTCCATTTTACtcatttttatttagtttaagtTTCATATTATTTTGTTTTAGTGTTAGGGACAGAAAGAAGCCTATGCGTGGGAGGCTAGGAGCCATTTATGTGTTGCAAAGTGTTTGCGTTTTTTGGGAGGTCACTTCTTGACCCAGTGGGGCAGTAATGCATAAGGTGctgggtcaggtcataggttaggataggtttaaaggtagactcagcgagatgACGTAGATTCACCAAGTAAACAGTAGTAGTGGGTCAATTTCTGCAACAACCAGGAGCGCTGAAGCGCGAGGCTAAACTTCTCAGCTGCTTCTTATCAGATGCACCTCCCCTACTTCACTCCTCGACTTTCGTCTACAGTCGGTTGCTTTAGCCTTACCACTCAAACGCGCCCAATATCTatggtgctgctcgtggcaaaGTCATCTCACTGAGTTTATCTTTAAATTATTAAGTAAATGTCTAACCCACCAGATTCAGAAGCTTGAAAACCCCATTAGGAAAAAAAGCTTGTAAAACCCATTCGATTTTTGTCCCCACCAAAACTAAAActgaacatacagtgcattcggaaagtattcagaccacttgactttttccacattttgttacattacagccttattctaaaattgattaaatacatgttttccctcttcaatcatcaatctacacataataccacataatgacaaagcgaaaacaggttttttgaatacttatttgcataagtattcaggccctttgctatgagacttgaaattgagttcaggtgcatcctgtttccattgatcatccttgagatgtttctacaacttcattggagtccacctgtggtaaattcaattgattggacatgatttggaaaggcacacctgtctatataaggtcccacagttgacagtgcttgtcagagcaaaaaccaagccatgaggtcgaaggaattgtacgtggagctccgagacaggattgtgtcgaggcacagatctggggaagggtaacaaaagaattctgcagcattgaaggtccccaagaacacagtggcctccatcattcttaaatggaagaagttttgaaccaccatgACTTCCTACAACTGGCCGCCCGAcgaaattgagcaatcgggggagaagggccttggtcagggaggtgaccaagaacctgatggtcactctgacagagccccagagttcctctgtggagataggagaacctttcagaaggacaaccatctctgcagcactccaccaattaggcctttatggtaaagtggccagagagaagccactcctcagtaaaaggcacagcacgcttggagtttgccaaaaggcatcttaaggactctcagaccatgataaacaagattctctggtctgatgaaaccaagatcgaactctttggcctgaatgccacatgtcacatctggaggaaacctggcaccatccctacggtgaagcatggtggtggcagcatcatgctgtggggatgtttttcagcagtaggGACTGGGTGataagtcaggatcgagggaaagattaacagagcaaagtacagagagatccttgatgaaaacctgctccagagcgctcaggacctcagactggggcgaaggttcaccttccaacaggacaacgaccctaagcacacagccaagacaacgcaggagtggcttcgggacaagtctctgaatgacattgagtggcacagccagagccaggacttgaacccgatcgaacatctctggagaccggaaaatagctgtgcagcgacgctccacatccaacctgacagagcttgagagatctgcagagaagaatgggagaaactccctaaatacagttgtgccaagcttgtagctttatacccaagaagactcaaggctgtaatcgctgccaaagttgcttcaacaaagtactgagtgaagggtctgaatacttatgtaaatgtgatatttcagttttttttatttgtaatacatttgcaaacaattctaaaaaccagtttttgctttgtcattatggggtattgtgtgtagattgatgaggggggggggaaactatttaatacattttagaataaggctgtaacttaacaaagtgtggaaacggtcaagaggtctgaatacttcccgaatgcactgtaattcatgatggtttttatttattatttattttagtttGTTTTGGAGTCAAATAcaatagtttcagtatagttttagtttttgaaacaggtttgttaattattttatttcagtttactaaattgtttttgttttaGTTTACTACAATatccttggtgtgtgtgtgtgtgtgtgtaggtgtgtgcgagtgcatgcatgtgtgagtgcgtatgtgtgtgtgtgaggagccTTTAGTTACCTGCAGGCGGAACACCATCCTCCTGGCCTCCTGCATCTCCTTTTCCAGCTGCTCCTGGTGACACTCCAGCTGCTCCTCCCATGATCTCTCCTCCTCTGGCCCACTATGCCCCGAGGTCGGACACAGGCCACAGAGAGACACCTCTTCTGGagggcacagacacacagacggacagccagacaaacagacagagggagagatggaggcatggacagacagatggacggaTGGAcaaatagacagagacagacagaaacagacggGGCATGATAAAACGTCATTTTTGTAGCAGATAAATCAAATGAAAACAGATTTCAGGAATGAGCAAATTAATGTGCAGCCAACCTGTATCAGATTTCCTTTCCGTCAACTCTGATTTGTCATCTCCAGGCTCGGCGTGGTCTTCAGATTGAGCTGAGATAAATACTCCTTTAGGAGTGTCTGTGGACTGAGCGATGATGTACTCTTCTTTAGGGGAGTGTGCAGGGCTGGCTGAACTGAGGCTGCAACAGATTGTGAGAAAAGACAGGAATAAGGAGTTTGTTTGCTGCTGAGccaaataaaatataataaatacATATTCATGGAAGACATTCTTCttgaaattacatatactgtacatactgtaaatgCCATCTAGACTAAGCAATATTTCAACAGAATGATACACTGTGAACATACACTCCCtctgtatttatttggacagtgaagctaaaacttttaatatggctctatactccaggattttggatttgagatcaaatgtttcacatGCAACAGACATGTTGTTTTAAAATACACTCAAATAAGAGATGACATTCTGTATAGTGACCAAATAGTGGCCCAAAATGCTGGaatatagagccaaattaaaagtgttagcttcactgtccatcaatcaatcaaatcaaatgttatcgcCGAATatagcaggtgtagaccttacagtgaaatgcttacttacaagtccttaaaaccaacaatgcagttttaagaaaaataagtgttaagaaagtatttactaaaataaactgaagtagaaaatagaaaaataagaaaaataacaaataattgtgcaacaataaaataacattagcgaggctatatacagggggtaccggtacagagtcaatgtgcgggagcaccggttagttgaggtaattgagataatatgttaatgtaggtagtggtaaagtgacaatgcatagataataaacagagagtagcagcaatttttggggccttcgaATACGGAGGGGGGTGTAAGTAAACACAGAGATGGAATTTGTTTGTTCATtcattaattcattcattcaACTTAATTGACACAAACATaagtgactgtccaaaatattaAGTTTTACTTAAATTAAAATGCACTTTACATGCAACTTCAGACAAATGGGACACATTTGAGTCAAACAACTATTTCCTTTTTCAAACAGTCAGATAGGGGCGGGATTTAGAAACATGCTGTTTTAGTTTTTGTAACAACGCATTCTTAGGATTGTTTTTTCCTCCGGAGACATCAGTTCAAAACTGACAATGATTTCAATGTCTCTGAGAGGATGATTTCCTCTTTCAGAATGTACTGAGTCTGTTATGTACTCAGTCTGTATGTTATGATGATCTTTGTCTGTTCTGAGTACATTCCAAGCACCCTGAGGTCTGGGCCTCTTGTCATGTTCCCTCATGTGTTTTTTAGAAATGGGATCCAGCCACATGTGGTCTATAACCCCAGGCATTAGATATGGCTCCCAGAGGGGGGATTCCGTGATCCTTTTCTTCATATCTGTGGGAAAACAACCATGCTTCTGTCTGTGTGGACCAAATAGACCACCATTCGGAGATGTGcagtatttctgttacatgtatttgaaatgtattttgcaTATTTTTTCATTTGTATTTCACTGGCCTAGACTACAgtctgcaaaacccttacgcaccactgcactttgtataccagggttggctggccttctctagtcactcgtaggctcagtcactggtatacttttatttataaagtcattttgggtttactacctttttattctggcatttttattgttcagaaatgtggtgggtactctcttcgttcgctggactttatcctgctaactgttccaaatgtccgaactgaatttggtaaaagggcttttatgtactctgcgccatcgtcttggaacgccttataaaatacttttaaactggaagaacttgtcccgattggtatttttaaatcactgatgaatgatcttgaggctgattccctgacctgtcaatgtttttaatttgctgtttttgatttttgttatactcttgtgaattctatgtttTTTACtaattacttgtagtttttcatgttgtttgtctgtaatttttctaatgacttggtgctgcctatcttggccaggacgctcttgataaatacattttaaatctcaatgagcccttcctggttacataaaggttaaataaaagaaatAAACAGTCCAATGTATTTTCTAACAAGATACTTCAGAGAGCTGCATTTTCTATTATCAAAATACTTTTCAACAGTCCTGATAGACAATTATATAGAGCCTATTTCTTAAAAAATAAGTTGAAATTTCAAAAACGTTGTGTTCACACATGTATTTGTTTGATTTACAACTGCACAGGACATTTGACTGAAATAGTCTGTCTATGATTCCTTTTGTGGTTTATTTTGCctactttaaatgtatttttttactgACTTTTCTGTATTGTTGATAATAGTAtttcttattttattttcataCATTCTTTAGGGTATTTTATAACAAGATACATTTCAATGTATCTTTGCCTATCTCTACAGTCATTCACATTTTTATTCAAATTTGGTCTCGTTCGGAGGTGGAGCTCATGAGAATAATAATATCTAGCATGCTGTGCaagtgtgtcacaccctgatatgtttcacctgtttttgtgcttgtctccacccccctccaggtgtcgcccatcttcccattatcccctgtgtatttatacatgTGTTCTCATGtcgtctgttgccagttcgtcaggtcttaccagcgtgctTTCCCGTCTTCCTTTTGTTCAAGTTCTGTTTTCTGGGTTCTGACTATTCTGCCTGtactgaccccgagcctgcctgtcgtcctgtacatgcctgactctgacctgatcacgaacccctgcctgccctgaccccgagcctgcctgccatcctgtacctgcctgactctgacttGATCACgaacccctgcctgccctgaccccgagcctgcctgccatcctgtacctgcctgactctgacctgatcacgaacccctgcctgccctgaccccgagcctgcctgccatcctgtacctgcctgactctgacttGATCACAAACccctgcctgtcctcgacctgccctttgcctgccccgTGTGTACAATAAATCATCTGAGATctgtactatccgcctcctgtctgcatctgggtcatatcctgagtcgtgataaaGTGTTTATTTTTACATCTACATTAGCATTTGTTATTTAGCATCGATAGCAActtagtcagtgcattcaaccatAGTAGAAACAACCACATTATCACAGTCATAGCATGTAAAACGCTTTTGTTACCATTACTGAAAATGTTGTTAAGGTTAAGGGTGTACTTGCaaatttattttgtatttgaaaatacaaaatacttgtatgttAATTCAATACGATACTTTGCAAAAGTATTATGTATGTTATTTTGATACATTGGTTTTTAGGATATTTTGTAATTGAttgtattgtaacgaccctgggtttataagcgcggaaatcgactctgccgttcGAGCATTTGCATTTGTATTTTATAATTGTTGCCAGTTTCTGCCACTATTAAACCTAAAACCCTTAGGCATTACATGTTGAAAAGGGGGGAGAGACTATGTTCAAATCTTTCTACAGAAAAATGCAAGATGGGTGGATTATGATGGATTGCATTTATGTAACCATATGTTAATTAGTGTGAAGCGTAATTGACATGAGTAATTAGACTCACATTACAGTCTGTGAGATTAATGTCTGGTTTAATGTAGTTAGGATGGCATCCGTCTTctttaaacaaaccatacaactctatgcacaaggactacttttaaaaatgtctaccgaaaatatatatataaaaaacacatttacttgaagaacagaaTGAATGTTTGTACCGTCATTCTGTtcccaaactttgcatctgcactgttcttcaagtaaatgtgtttttgtaaaatgttcagtggaaattgttaaaagtagtccttgtgcatataGTTATATGGTTTGTTAACTTTGCAATCactggtttttgtttgacatacattttaaagtgaaacatctgagtctcagcatcactctgttaccatggaattACCCTTTATCCACCCTTTATCCATTCACTAACACTGTGAACAGAGGGAGATTAATTAGGGTTAATTGGGCCACAGGAGGGTCTGTATGTGCTCTCTTACTGTGCCTCAGCTGTAAATGATTGATACTGTATGTGGAGGCAGGTACCATATGATGCTTGCTTGGATTGATATGTAATTGAGTTGGTAGGGATgtatggtagatacagtatgatgaCTTCAATAGAGTTGTGACAATTAGGTTATATACCATTTAGATATCATATTCAGGAAGTTTGGTACGTTTTCTGTCATAAGAGGCCTACTTTGTTGATTCTACTGAGCTGCTGAGAAACAGGGACAGTAGGTTACATCAACAGAGCCTCTGTGGTCTGGTGGCCATCTTATCTGATTCTACTGAAGTGGTTATGCCTAAGTACTCCCCATTGATAAACACTGCAAATCATTTCAAATAATCTTGTAATAAGAACTACAGGCAAATAAGTATGAAGGACATGCCAACCAATGTTCTGTGTAAATCTCTCATCGTGGCACCGCCCTTCCTTTGTCCTGGGTAGTTTTATCGCTACATATTCTACTTTCTGGGGGTTTCCTTAAAAGATGTACCCTGCTGATCCGTTGTGCcaactgaaacaacaacatacagtagagaTACCTAGATTAGCAAGAGATTAGCCTTTGAATGTCTTTTTTAATCCCTTTATATCAAATAAAGTAAATCTTCTTGAAATAACATGTTTTAATTCAAATCTGTCTTCAATTTAACTGAATGAGCATTGATTTAACTTTTCAATTGTATATCTGAAAGAGGATCACATGCACCTGTGGCCTATTTTACAGTATAATGTAATTTGTGTATTTACTGTaaatatattttgggttggaAATAAAACCTCCACTATGGTGGGCAAATATTAAACATAAATTATCCTAATCTCTGGAACtaaatactgtataacactaaaACACCATGTGAGATTGGACATGCCCATATACAGTGTGATGCTAATCAGTCTGATCAAAGTAAATCTGAGATGTAAGCCGATCTGCAAATGGAAATCACAGCAATGCCAAACACTGTAGTTAGCCGTTGCTAGGCAATATCACTCATTCAGCTCACATAGACTATAGATTCTCTTCCAGACAAACAAATACACGGACGCACAGTATCCATACCAGAGAGGCACACCCACACCTACATTCAGACAAAAGCCGAAAATTATGTGAACTACTCCATTTCTACGAGCTATCACACTATGATTCGTTTCTCTAACACGTGTATCAGAAATATATATTGTAGGAACATAGGATAATATTGATTAGACAAATAAATTACATCTTCTAAATGACATAGTGCTTGCACTGTATCGAGGTGTCATAACCACTCCCGTCACTGTAAAGGTAGCACCATACTGTCAAGGCACATGTAGAGGCACTGGTCAATGAACAAACACTGCATTTATATATTACAACCACTGATTGTAACaacgagaaggagagagacagttatgttgtgtaaatcaagaGATAATGCAAATCATTTGTGAAATCCAACTCTTACCATTTCATCTGTTTGGCTCCCATGCTGGTTAGTTGCACTCTTTACCTCCCATTCAGCCTCTGCCCTGCATGTGGGTGATGCTGCCCTAGTCAGTCAGAAACATAGCCCCCAAACAACCCCAGCAGCAGAGGTGGGAGCAGCACTGCCAACACTAACCAGCAGACTTAGCCTCCACGTCGCAGACACTACTGTGTGCAATTTGCAATAACAGCGTACAGCGTACTCAAATCCTCTCCAGCGTATTCCCTACATAAAGCTACAAATCCTAATCAACAGCCCTGGACTCTTCTATAAATCACTCCCTGGAAGAACCCAATGGAAATCCTGTCGCAATCCCCCCAGCCTGTGGCAGAAGGGAGAGGATTGGTGTTCAGGCTCACCAGCGGCTGAATTCTGCCTGGTTTTTCAGAACACACTCCCCTTGTGGCTGAGCTCTCCTCcatttattttctctctttttttctctcaccctcaCGCTATATCTTCCTTCCTCCGCCTCACAGTATTTCTAGTGCTCAGCCGCACAGACGTTTTTCTCTGTCCCTTGTTCTTTCAGTGAGCAGCAAGGCTGTCAGACATAACTCTGTCGGAGTGTTTACCCTCCCCCTCCCACACTCTCTTTCATACCTCCCCTCCCACACTCTTCCCCTCTCACTAGAGGAGGGGGTTTGTATGTGCTGCTACTGTAGCTGAAATGGGACATATCTCCTTTACATTGGgctgttaatctacagtatattcTAGGCTAacactgtgtggtgtgtggtttCCAACTGAACCATTTTTGGCTGATTCTAAATCACAGGTTTGCATGGAGCCACGTCAAACAAGTTGAGCATGTGTGAGTGGGTAATGATATATTATCTTAGAGTGAGTACCTCGAACAACCAGATCGAGGACACTGGGACATATAATGCTTATTAAGCATGGATAATAATATTTTAAAGCTATAATCATAGCATGTGACATGAACTATATGATTTGGATAAATAAGCATCCGTTTTCTATTAAATCAAATACTCACaacctgagtttaaatgcattttttGTTGATTGGAGACAGATATAGCACTTGCACAACACAGTATTATCAGCCTGACCAAAACTGTGGGAAATTTGGATCATCTTGGTTTGAATAAGGGAGGCAATGAAGACAAAAGGCTTTGTTGACATGGCAATGCTAATGATACGTGTTTACTCTTTTGGGCCCTAGCAGCATCAGCAGGGGAAAGGGATTGAGTTGTTCTTGTAACTAACACTAAGTATCATATTTGCCccattaaatcaaatcacatttttatttgtcacatgcttcgtaaacaacagagtgaaatgcttacttacgggtccttttccaacaatgcggAGTTAAAGTTATAATAGAAAATAGAAATattgacacaaggaataaatacacagttaataacaaataacaatgacgagtaaaaataacatggctatatatataggaagtaccaggtaataacatggctacatacagggagtacgaggtaataacatggctacatacagggagtaccaggtaataacgtggctacatacagggagtaccaggtaataacgtggctacatacagggagtaccaggtaataacgtggctacatacagggagtaccaggtaataacgtggctacatacagggagtaccaggtaataacatggctacatacagggagtaccaggttataacatggctatatacagggagtaccaggtaataacatggctatatacagggagtaccagtaccgagtcaatgtgcaggggtacgaagtAATTGAGATAGctagtgtgaaagtgtgtgtgagttagtgagtgtgtgtgtgtgtgtgtgtgtgtgtgtgtgtgtgtgtgtgtgtgtgtgtgtgtgtgtgtgtgtgtgtgtgtgtgtgtgtgtgtgtgtgagtgtgtgtgtgtgtgtgtttgtgtgtgttggggtgtcagtgtaagtatttgtgtgtgtgggtagagtccagtgtgtgcatagagttagtgcaaaaaaagggtaaatgcaggtagtctgggtagccatttgattagctatttagcagtcttgtttagaagtcttatggctcaatggtgcagctgtagaacgttttgatgATCTGTGGGCCCATGTCAAATATTttaagcctcctgagggggaacaggGCACATCCCTTGACAAAACTATCTGTTGTTGTTATAAAACCCATATCTTGCATCAGTCAACAATGACTTGTTTCTCAAACACAGCTCATTGCTATCTGTTTTATATTGTGTCCATAACAGTTTGAAAAGTGTATCCTGCTTCTATACACAACAGTAGTGCAACAGTCTCAATGGTGCCTAGAGCCTACACTTAAAAGTTATTGATAGGCCTTCTGTATCATTGTGTGCCAAACATTCTGTGCTAATTAGGAAATATGTTATTGTTAGAAATATAGTCAATCAAAATAGGCTACATAACTACTACAGGTAATCATTGCATTTTATTCAgattaaatcacattttatttgtcacattcgccaaatacaacaggtgtagtagaccttacagtgaaatgcttacttacaaggccttaaccaacaatgcagttaagaaaaataagtgttaagaaagtatttactaaaataaactgaagtagaaaataggaaaataacaaataattaaagagcaacaataaaataacagtagcgaggctatatacagggcgtaccggtacagagtcaatgtgcgggggcacagtttagtcgaggtaatatgtacatgtaggtagagggaaagtgactatgcatagat
It contains:
- the LOC120018176 gene encoding dixin-A-like, whose product is MGAKQMKCLSSASPAHSPKEEYIIAQSTDTPKGVFISAQSEDHAEPGDDKSELTERKSDTEEVSLCGLCPTSGHSGPEEERSWEEQLECHQEQLEKEMQEARRMVFRLQALLLHGSLPEDEQDVSLGFGDSRANSEQQLVLIRSRLDQSMEEALDLKRELLRHKQEARHLQAIKDALQQRMSVQEAAVLQLKQELLRCSMDKEQLEGENAELKRKLSDRNKLLSEYEQQLGKKDRLLQQQQLKLDDARHNSNEGSHRSSRSEKSGYSNSVGPPPGPAFQHTAQGEELQLVREALRSLRDGFSGHDPQHHTLDTLEQGVASLMDRLYTLDTRRRQQDRGGQYKSPGRRANPTDRDSWPPSSKIAHSHSSPGLDSTVSTKVLYFTDRSLTPFLVNISKRLGEVTLRDVKAAVDRQGSFRYHFKALDPEFGTVKEEVFQDGALVPGWEGKIVAWVEEDHGERR